A window of the Gemmatirosa kalamazoonensis genome harbors these coding sequences:
- a CDS encoding FecCD family ABC transporter permease, with amino-acid sequence MRLRYWIAGAVALALLAIAGVALGAVTLPVGAVWAALRGAGDPTTLVIVRDLRLPRVALAALVGAGLGTSGAALQGALRNPLAEPYLLGVSGGAAVGAVIATGAGLSIAAALPIGAFGGAVAAAAAVLGVARAAGGIGDARLLVMAGVVVGAFANAAVMILLAAAPADTVRNALWWMMGSASDARWPAVRWLALYALVSGTVLVAGARDLDALALGADPAAALGVDVDRASRRVFVTATLLAAATVSAAGLVGFVGLVVPHLARACGARAHRPLLLAAGLFGAALLVGADVVARVAHPPVELPLGAVTAMIGVPFFLWRLRATR; translated from the coding sequence TCGCCATCGCTGGCGTCGCGTTAGGCGCCGTCACGCTTCCCGTCGGTGCGGTGTGGGCGGCGCTTCGCGGTGCCGGCGACCCGACCACGCTCGTCATCGTCCGCGACCTGCGCCTGCCGCGCGTCGCGCTCGCGGCGCTCGTCGGCGCGGGGCTCGGCACGAGCGGCGCCGCGCTGCAGGGAGCGCTCCGCAACCCGCTCGCCGAGCCGTATCTGCTCGGCGTGTCGGGGGGCGCCGCGGTCGGCGCGGTGATCGCCACCGGAGCGGGGCTCTCCATCGCCGCCGCGTTGCCGATCGGTGCGTTCGGCGGAGCCGTCGCGGCGGCTGCCGCGGTGCTCGGCGTCGCGCGCGCGGCGGGCGGCATCGGCGACGCGAGGCTCCTCGTGATGGCGGGCGTCGTCGTCGGCGCGTTCGCGAACGCCGCCGTGATGATCCTGCTCGCGGCCGCGCCGGCCGACACCGTGCGCAACGCGCTCTGGTGGATGATGGGCTCCGCGTCCGACGCGCGGTGGCCCGCCGTCCGGTGGCTCGCGCTCTACGCGCTGGTGTCGGGCACCGTGCTCGTCGCCGGCGCGCGTGACCTCGACGCACTCGCCCTCGGTGCCGACCCGGCCGCTGCGCTCGGCGTCGACGTCGACCGCGCGTCGCGGCGCGTGTTCGTCACCGCCACGCTGCTCGCCGCGGCGACCGTGTCGGCGGCGGGGCTCGTCGGGTTCGTCGGGCTCGTCGTGCCGCATCTCGCGCGGGCGTGCGGCGCGCGCGCGCATCGGCCGCTGCTCCTCGCCGCGGGGCTGTTCGGCGCCGCGCTGCTCGTCGGCGCGGACGTCGTCGCGCGCGTCGCACACCCGCCGGTGGAGCTGCCGCTCGGTGCCGTGACCGCGATGATCGGCGTGCCGTTCTTCCTCTGGCGACTACGGGCGACTCGATGA
- a CDS encoding ABC transporter ATP-binding protein: protein MSDAPLLAFYGVSVRYPRARARALDGVSLGVPRGRVTAVVGPNGSGKSSLVRALLGRVPLEAGDIRLEGASVRTMDPRALARRVAVVTQREELAFPLRVREYVALGRLPHGTRWSVSGAADAEAAARAMEIAGVGDFADRPTDELSGGEWQRVRVARALAQGGEALVLDEPTTFLDVAHEMALFEIADGLARDGRAVLLVSHQLNLVARFAQHMVLLHAGRVAASGAPADVMDGPTLERVYDWPLVVTRDPATAAPALVPLRGGRR, encoded by the coding sequence ATGAGCGACGCGCCGCTGCTCGCGTTCTACGGGGTGAGCGTGCGCTACCCGCGCGCCCGCGCCCGCGCGCTCGACGGCGTGAGCCTCGGCGTGCCGCGCGGTCGCGTGACCGCGGTCGTCGGGCCTAACGGAAGCGGCAAGAGCTCGCTCGTCCGCGCGCTGCTCGGCCGGGTGCCGCTCGAGGCGGGCGACATCCGCCTCGAGGGCGCGAGCGTGCGCACCATGGATCCGCGCGCGCTCGCGCGTCGCGTTGCCGTCGTCACGCAGCGTGAGGAGCTCGCGTTCCCGCTCCGCGTGCGCGAGTACGTCGCGCTCGGCCGGCTGCCGCACGGCACGCGCTGGTCGGTGTCCGGCGCCGCCGACGCGGAGGCGGCGGCGCGCGCGATGGAAATCGCCGGCGTCGGCGACTTCGCCGACCGCCCGACCGACGAGCTGTCCGGCGGCGAGTGGCAGCGCGTCCGCGTCGCCCGCGCGCTCGCGCAGGGCGGCGAGGCTCTCGTGCTCGACGAGCCCACCACGTTCCTCGACGTCGCGCACGAGATGGCGCTGTTCGAGATCGCCGACGGCCTGGCCCGGGACGGCCGCGCGGTGTTGCTGGTGAGCCACCAGCTCAACCTCGTCGCGCGCTTCGCGCAGCACATGGTGCTGCTCCACGCCGGGCGCGTCGCTGCGTCCGGCGCGCCCGCCGACGTCATGGACGGCCCCACCCTCGAGCGCGTCTACGACTGGCCGCTCGTCGTCACCCGCGACCCCGCGACCGCTGCGCCGGCCCTCGTGCCGCTGCGCGGCGGGCGCCGATGA